The Aspergillus luchuensis IFO 4308 DNA, chromosome 6, nearly complete sequence genome segment CATCGGCAGCCGTTCGAGTCCCGCCTTTCGGACTTTCGGCATCTGTCAACGTTCGCCTCCAGGATACTGTGACGGCATCGCCATGATGACGGAAGAACCGAAGGTCCTCCGGAAGGACCAGCTCGAGGTCAGCTTGCACAATGAGAAGAAACTGATTAAGGAGGGGGCAATCAAAGACGACAATCCTCTGGACCTTAGCGAGCCGTTTCGCGAGCTATGCAATGCTTGTCGTAAGGGGGACCTCAAAGTTTGTCAAGAGAAGATCACAGAGGGAGTCAATATTAACGCCCGTGATCCCTATGACTACACCCCCTTGATTCTGGTAAGTGGACTCGCTGTGGGAACTATCGGAATAGCCCGCCTTGCTGACTGAACCGTGCAATAGGCGAGTCTCTGCGGACATTACGAGGTTGTGCAGCTGCTCCTCGAGTCCGGTGCTCTATGCGAGCGTGACACATTTCAAGGCGAGAGGTACGTTACTATTGAAATGCTTCCACTTCATAGATATCGATTGCTCACAATTGGCCATCTATAGATGTCTATATAATGCATTGAACGACCGTATACGGAACCTGTTATTGGAGTATGATTATTCGAAATCGACGGATCCACTTCAGCCTCTGGCCGCGCATATCACTTCTCTCCTTACTCGTGAAACTCCGATAACGTCAGACATTGTTGTCACGGCAGCTGATGAATCACTACACCTTCACAAGTTTATTTTGGCTGCACGGTCGCCGTACTTTCATCGAAAGTTGGAGTCTGCCCCTGATACGTCAACATGGAGACTTCCAAATACGATTCCACCAGAGGCTTTTGGAACAGCAATTAAATATCTCTATTTCGGTGAAGCCCCTCGGGACTTGAGAAGCGGCCCCGGCACGGGATTTACGGAATCGGAAGTTTTCGCGGGCATCGATAAGATAGCCAAGCATCTAGAGATCAATACCCTTGTGGATAGTATACTTGACAGTGGAGATAGGAGGCTTGCCAGACAGAGACGCACCATGGAAGTTGCGAAAGGACGAGACCAACTAGAGGAGTGGTTCCGGGCGAATGTGCTCAAGCATAAAGTGACGGTAGAGACAGCAAAGGCAGACGATATCAAGTGGGACAGGCACAATGCCATTTATGCcgatgttcttctccgagCGGATGAACTCCctgaggacgacgaggatatTGTGGAGGCATCTGAGCCGACGGAGGCCGAACACGGCCGCTCCAATGGATCTGGCAGACGCGAACCGATGTCTACTCTGTTCCCTTGTCATCGGGCAATGCTTCTGCGATCGGAGTTCTTTCAAACCATGTTCGCCTCCCCATTCAGGGAAGCCCACATGAAGGATCACCTCAATGTCATCAGCGTGGACTGCTCCCCGGATGTCCTGGAGATTGTACTGACCTTCCTCTATACGGAGCGGGCTGACTTCCCGCTCGATATTGCGGTCGACGTTCTCTTCGCGTCGGACATGCTGTTTATTGAAAAGCTCAAAACGAAGGCAGCCATTGTCATCAGCACACTGGGTAGTGGCAACATGTCGCAGGCGGAAGCTGCCAGGACACGCGggaccaaggaagaggatgatctAGACATTTATGCCATCATTAAGGCTGCGTGGTTGACCCGTGTTCAGCGACTCGAAGAGTTTGCTGCGCGATACCTCGCGTACCGGTTGGAAGCTCACATTGACTCGCCTGAGTTTGCAGAACTTATCCAAGAGTCGGCGTCCCGCATCCAGTCCCGACAGGAAACGGACTCCATCGAACTGTTGGATGATATCCGCTTTTACCTGGGTGAGCGATTCAGGCTGCGGTTCGATGACGCCGGTATCGATGAAATGATGGAGCCCACGCAGCCGGTGGctgatggtgttgaggtcAACGGAGACGTTGAAAAGGTCACAGAGGGAGTGGAGGCAATCCAACTTTCAAAGGAAGGCTCTGGGGATAGAACGAGCGTGGCTGTTCCGCCAGAACAGGCCGCTTTGAAGGCACAGGAGCAGCCACTCATCCGTACACTGGATGGTGAGGTCGCGGTCGACGAGTTCGACCAAGATGCGATTAACTATCAGATCCTGATGGAGAAGCTCGACAGGATCCTAGAGAACTTGAACCTTGACGCCTAGAGCCTGGCAGTGAGCCAG includes the following:
- a CDS encoding ankyrin repeat and BTB/POZ domain protein (COG:S;~EggNog:ENOG410PGYX;~InterPro:IPR036770,IPR002110,IPR000210,IPR011333, IPR020683;~PFAM:PF12796,PF00023,PF00651,PF13637,PF13857;~go_function: GO:0005515 - protein binding [Evidence IEA]), which encodes MMTEEPKVLRKDQLEVSLHNEKKLIKEGAIKDDNPLDLSEPFRELCNACRKGDLKVCQEKITEGVNINARDPYDYTPLILASLCGHYEVVQLLLESGALCERDTFQGERCLYNALNDRIRNLLLEYDYSKSTDPLQPLAAHITSLLTRETPITSDIVVTAADESLHLHKFILAARSPYFHRKLESAPDTSTWRLPNTIPPEAFGTAIKYLYFGEAPRDLRSGPGTGFTESEVFAGIDKIAKHLEINTLVDSILDSGDRRLARQRRTMEVAKGRDQLEEWFRANVLKHKVTVETAKADDIKWDRHNAIYADVLLRADELPEDDEDIVEASEPTEAEHGRSNGSGRREPMSTLFPCHRAMLLRSEFFQTMFASPFREAHMKDHLNVISVDCSPDVLEIVLTFLYTERADFPLDIAVDVLFASDMLFIEKLKTKAAIVISTLGSGNMSQAEAARTRGTKEEDDLDIYAIIKAAWLTRVQRLEEFAARYLAYRLEAHIDSPEFAELIQESASRIQSRQETDSIELLDDIRFYLGERFRLRFDDAGIDEMMEPTQPVADGVEVNGDVEKVTEGVEAIQLSKEGSGDRTSVAVPPEQAALKAQEQPLIRTLDGEVAVDEFDQDAINYQILMEKLDRILENLNLDA